From one Culex quinquefasciatus strain JHB chromosome 3, VPISU_Cqui_1.0_pri_paternal, whole genome shotgun sequence genomic stretch:
- the LOC6037180 gene encoding coiled-coil domain-containing protein 102A isoform X1 — protein sequence MSQSAPRRHPPSGGNTEVMSAKFGDTEWEARESQRQRELEEARARAAQMEKTMKWWSDCTANWREKWSKVRTERNKAREEAKQLRSNLESAIKESNSYKREKCELEMQITQLKKEMEKVHMLMMKHAGQFNKASLDAADEPERDGRDNNCSPDISSDGLKNVNSEDGLVTKVCPGGGGGGQPADDSGQDDLDVEEYILQGGAMPKHSVELREKPDPLIAAEERRLIQQLSKDEYDEDYLLQKVSMLQVRLDDAQKTIQIERDEKNVIHKNFEKFRQDMQELREKCEELRAAKQDAVRELLTLQEQHRVEMRITNNSLQEEVAARETLERRLCELRTELERMQAENAAEWGKRERLETEKLNLERENKKLRAECADLQERIERKGRPPVSNTDTEFRALQQELLDKNKEITDIRHSHSKMKKMLSEANTELGHAVRRAEQYETEVKRLRSRVEELKRELAGAEDELDSACNHVRRLQRTNEELSGQTEGLQVQIQHLQTSPKNLQDLANYKATNKSNFTSNSNYKPNINDLKQLFDNSRHYGERQSQSKSKSGAGPALDSQPMFLSGSYYDAKPSFIDNEDPYDTKDKSLNNMFDFERAKQKFDNISRSTGGGGSHLNSKRSSSGQSQSKHASSSSASNSGIPKRQSSLTAGVSGVGTNNSGYYDCNNFSGDRPRDDSIPMLSSKALGMGGGGGANGGINDAIQFFDHDNQRGGGVGKLNITKVNNINLDGLKVSEDDETP from the exons GTCCGAACGGAACGCAACAAAGCTCGCGAGGAGGCCAAGCAGCTGCGCAGCAACCTGGAGTCCGCCATCAAGGAGTCCAACTCGTACAAGCGGGAAAAGTGCGAACTGGAGATGCAAATCACGCAACTCAAGAAGGAGATGGAGAAGGTGCACATGCTGATGATGAAGCACGCCGGCCAGTTCAACAAGGCTAGTTTGGACGCGGCCGACGAGCCGGAGCGGGACGGCAGGGACAACAACTGCTCGCCGGATATCTCGTCGGACGGGTTGAAGAACGTCAACAGTGAGGATGGGTTGGTGACGAAGGTTTGcccaggaggaggaggaggagggcagCCGGCGGACGACAGCGGCCAGGACGATCTGGACGTGGAGGAGTACATTCTGCAGGGAGGTGCCATGCCGAAACATTCCGTAGAGTTAAGGGAAAAGCCCGACCCGTTGATTGCCGCCGAAGAGAGAAGACTGATCCAGCAGCTGTCGAAGGACGAGTACGACGAAGACTATCTGCTGCAGAAGGTTTCGATGCTGCAGGTGCGGCTGGACGATGCGCAGAAGACGATCCAGATCGAACGGGACGAGAAGAACGTCATTCACAAGAACTTTGAAAAGTTCCGCCAGGACATGCAGGAACTGAGGGAGAAGTGCGAGGAGCTGAGAGCCGCCAAGCAGGACGCCGTTCGGGAACTTTTGACGCTGCAGGAGCAGCACCGGGTGGAGATGAGAATCACGAACAACTCGCTTCAAGAGGAAGTGGCCGCCAGGGAAACGCTGGAAAGGAGACTGTGCGAGCTGAGGACGGAG CTCGAGCGCATGCAGGCGGAGAACGCGGCCGAGTGGGGCAAGCGCGAGCGCCTGGAAACGGAAAAGCTCAACCTGGAGCGCGAGAACAAGAAGCTGCGGGCGGAGTGCGCCGATCTGCAGGAGCGCATCGAGCGCAAGGGGCGACCACCGGTGAGCAACACCGACACCGAGTTCCGTGCGCTGCAGCAGGAGCTGCTGGATAAGAATAAG GAAATCACCGACATCCGCCACTCGCACAGCAAGATGAAGAAGATGCTGTCGGAGGCCAACACCGAGCTCGGTCATGCCGTGCGGCGCGCCGAACAGTACGAAACCGAGGTCAAGCGGTTGCGTTCGCGCGTCGAAGAGCTCAAGCGGGAGCTGGCCGGTGCCGAGGACGAGCTGGACTCGGCCTGCAACCACGTGCGCCGGCTGCAGCGCACCAACGAGGAGCTGTCCGGCCAAACCGAAGGCCTCCAGGTGCAGATCCAGCATCTCCAGACAAG TCCCAAGAACCTCCAAGACCTTGCCAACTACAAAGCCACCAACAAGTCCAACTTTACGTCCAACTCCAACTACAAGCCAAACATCAACGATCTGAAGCAGTTGTTTGACAACTCACGCCATTACGGCGAGCGCCAGAGTCAGTCCAAGTCCAAATCCGGCGCTGGGCCGGCTCTGGACTCCCAGCCGATGTTTCTGTCCGGGTCCTACTACGATGCCAAGCCGAGCTTCATCGACAACGAAGATCCGTACGACACCAAGGACAAGTCGCTGAACAACATGTTCGACTTTGAGCGCGCGAAGCAAAAGTTTGACAACATTTCCAGATCCACCGGAGGTGGAGGATCCCACCTCAATTCCAAACGGTCTTCCTCGGGCCAGAGCCAAAGCAAGCATGCTTCCTCCTCGTCGGCGTCAAACTCGGGCATTCCGAAGCGTCAGTCCAGCTTGACGGCGGGGGTCAGTGGAGTCGGGACGAACAATTCGGGGTATTATGATTGTAACAACTTCTCCGGAGATCGTCCCCGGGACGATAGCATTCCGATGTTGTCCAGCAAGGCGTTGGGCATgggaggtggtggtggtgcaaaCGGAGGTATCAACGATGCAATTCAGTTCTTCGATCATGACAATCAGCGCGGTGGCGGAGTTGGCAAGTTGAACATTACCAAGGTGAACAATATCAACTTGGATGGGTTGAAGGTGTCGGAGGACGATGAA ACTCCGTAG
- the LOC6037180 gene encoding coiled-coil domain-containing protein 102A isoform X3 codes for MVRTERNKAREEAKQLRSNLESAIKESNSYKREKCELEMQITQLKKEMEKVHMLMMKHAGQFNKASLDAADEPERDGRDNNCSPDISSDGLKNVNSEDGLVTKVCPGGGGGGQPADDSGQDDLDVEEYILQGGAMPKHSVELREKPDPLIAAEERRLIQQLSKDEYDEDYLLQKVSMLQVRLDDAQKTIQIERDEKNVIHKNFEKFRQDMQELREKCEELRAAKQDAVRELLTLQEQHRVEMRITNNSLQEEVAARETLERRLCELRTELERMQAENAAEWGKRERLETEKLNLERENKKLRAECADLQERIERKGRPPVSNTDTEFRALQQELLDKNKEITDIRHSHSKMKKMLSEANTELGHAVRRAEQYETEVKRLRSRVEELKRELAGAEDELDSACNHVRRLQRTNEELSGQTEGLQVQIQHLQTSPKNLQDLANYKATNKSNFTSNSNYKPNINDLKQLFDNSRHYGERQSQSKSKSGAGPALDSQPMFLSGSYYDAKPSFIDNEDPYDTKDKSLNNMFDFERAKQKFDNISRSTGGGGSHLNSKRSSSGQSQSKHASSSSASNSGIPKRQSSLTAGVSGVGTNNSGYYDCNNFSGDRPRDDSIPMLSSKALGMGGGGGANGGINDAIQFFDHDNQRGGGVGKLNITKVNNINLDGLKVSEDDETP; via the exons ATG GTCCGAACGGAACGCAACAAAGCTCGCGAGGAGGCCAAGCAGCTGCGCAGCAACCTGGAGTCCGCCATCAAGGAGTCCAACTCGTACAAGCGGGAAAAGTGCGAACTGGAGATGCAAATCACGCAACTCAAGAAGGAGATGGAGAAGGTGCACATGCTGATGATGAAGCACGCCGGCCAGTTCAACAAGGCTAGTTTGGACGCGGCCGACGAGCCGGAGCGGGACGGCAGGGACAACAACTGCTCGCCGGATATCTCGTCGGACGGGTTGAAGAACGTCAACAGTGAGGATGGGTTGGTGACGAAGGTTTGcccaggaggaggaggaggagggcagCCGGCGGACGACAGCGGCCAGGACGATCTGGACGTGGAGGAGTACATTCTGCAGGGAGGTGCCATGCCGAAACATTCCGTAGAGTTAAGGGAAAAGCCCGACCCGTTGATTGCCGCCGAAGAGAGAAGACTGATCCAGCAGCTGTCGAAGGACGAGTACGACGAAGACTATCTGCTGCAGAAGGTTTCGATGCTGCAGGTGCGGCTGGACGATGCGCAGAAGACGATCCAGATCGAACGGGACGAGAAGAACGTCATTCACAAGAACTTTGAAAAGTTCCGCCAGGACATGCAGGAACTGAGGGAGAAGTGCGAGGAGCTGAGAGCCGCCAAGCAGGACGCCGTTCGGGAACTTTTGACGCTGCAGGAGCAGCACCGGGTGGAGATGAGAATCACGAACAACTCGCTTCAAGAGGAAGTGGCCGCCAGGGAAACGCTGGAAAGGAGACTGTGCGAGCTGAGGACGGAG CTCGAGCGCATGCAGGCGGAGAACGCGGCCGAGTGGGGCAAGCGCGAGCGCCTGGAAACGGAAAAGCTCAACCTGGAGCGCGAGAACAAGAAGCTGCGGGCGGAGTGCGCCGATCTGCAGGAGCGCATCGAGCGCAAGGGGCGACCACCGGTGAGCAACACCGACACCGAGTTCCGTGCGCTGCAGCAGGAGCTGCTGGATAAGAATAAG GAAATCACCGACATCCGCCACTCGCACAGCAAGATGAAGAAGATGCTGTCGGAGGCCAACACCGAGCTCGGTCATGCCGTGCGGCGCGCCGAACAGTACGAAACCGAGGTCAAGCGGTTGCGTTCGCGCGTCGAAGAGCTCAAGCGGGAGCTGGCCGGTGCCGAGGACGAGCTGGACTCGGCCTGCAACCACGTGCGCCGGCTGCAGCGCACCAACGAGGAGCTGTCCGGCCAAACCGAAGGCCTCCAGGTGCAGATCCAGCATCTCCAGACAAG TCCCAAGAACCTCCAAGACCTTGCCAACTACAAAGCCACCAACAAGTCCAACTTTACGTCCAACTCCAACTACAAGCCAAACATCAACGATCTGAAGCAGTTGTTTGACAACTCACGCCATTACGGCGAGCGCCAGAGTCAGTCCAAGTCCAAATCCGGCGCTGGGCCGGCTCTGGACTCCCAGCCGATGTTTCTGTCCGGGTCCTACTACGATGCCAAGCCGAGCTTCATCGACAACGAAGATCCGTACGACACCAAGGACAAGTCGCTGAACAACATGTTCGACTTTGAGCGCGCGAAGCAAAAGTTTGACAACATTTCCAGATCCACCGGAGGTGGAGGATCCCACCTCAATTCCAAACGGTCTTCCTCGGGCCAGAGCCAAAGCAAGCATGCTTCCTCCTCGTCGGCGTCAAACTCGGGCATTCCGAAGCGTCAGTCCAGCTTGACGGCGGGGGTCAGTGGAGTCGGGACGAACAATTCGGGGTATTATGATTGTAACAACTTCTCCGGAGATCGTCCCCGGGACGATAGCATTCCGATGTTGTCCAGCAAGGCGTTGGGCATgggaggtggtggtggtgcaaaCGGAGGTATCAACGATGCAATTCAGTTCTTCGATCATGACAATCAGCGCGGTGGCGGAGTTGGCAAGTTGAACATTACCAAGGTGAACAATATCAACTTGGATGGGTTGAAGGTGTCGGAGGACGATGAA ACTCCGTAG
- the LOC6037180 gene encoding coiled-coil domain-containing protein 102A isoform X2 gives MCSSFKEMLSELEKDTGQLLAAVEVRTERNKAREEAKQLRSNLESAIKESNSYKREKCELEMQITQLKKEMEKVHMLMMKHAGQFNKASLDAADEPERDGRDNNCSPDISSDGLKNVNSEDGLVTKVCPGGGGGGQPADDSGQDDLDVEEYILQGGAMPKHSVELREKPDPLIAAEERRLIQQLSKDEYDEDYLLQKVSMLQVRLDDAQKTIQIERDEKNVIHKNFEKFRQDMQELREKCEELRAAKQDAVRELLTLQEQHRVEMRITNNSLQEEVAARETLERRLCELRTELERMQAENAAEWGKRERLETEKLNLERENKKLRAECADLQERIERKGRPPVSNTDTEFRALQQELLDKNKEITDIRHSHSKMKKMLSEANTELGHAVRRAEQYETEVKRLRSRVEELKRELAGAEDELDSACNHVRRLQRTNEELSGQTEGLQVQIQHLQTSPKNLQDLANYKATNKSNFTSNSNYKPNINDLKQLFDNSRHYGERQSQSKSKSGAGPALDSQPMFLSGSYYDAKPSFIDNEDPYDTKDKSLNNMFDFERAKQKFDNISRSTGGGGSHLNSKRSSSGQSQSKHASSSSASNSGIPKRQSSLTAGVSGVGTNNSGYYDCNNFSGDRPRDDSIPMLSSKALGMGGGGGANGGINDAIQFFDHDNQRGGGVGKLNITKVNNINLDGLKVSEDDETP, from the exons ATGTGTTCCTCCTTCAAGGAAATGCTTTCCGAGCTGGAAAAGGACACCGGCCAGCTGCTGGCTGCCGTTGAG GTCCGAACGGAACGCAACAAAGCTCGCGAGGAGGCCAAGCAGCTGCGCAGCAACCTGGAGTCCGCCATCAAGGAGTCCAACTCGTACAAGCGGGAAAAGTGCGAACTGGAGATGCAAATCACGCAACTCAAGAAGGAGATGGAGAAGGTGCACATGCTGATGATGAAGCACGCCGGCCAGTTCAACAAGGCTAGTTTGGACGCGGCCGACGAGCCGGAGCGGGACGGCAGGGACAACAACTGCTCGCCGGATATCTCGTCGGACGGGTTGAAGAACGTCAACAGTGAGGATGGGTTGGTGACGAAGGTTTGcccaggaggaggaggaggagggcagCCGGCGGACGACAGCGGCCAGGACGATCTGGACGTGGAGGAGTACATTCTGCAGGGAGGTGCCATGCCGAAACATTCCGTAGAGTTAAGGGAAAAGCCCGACCCGTTGATTGCCGCCGAAGAGAGAAGACTGATCCAGCAGCTGTCGAAGGACGAGTACGACGAAGACTATCTGCTGCAGAAGGTTTCGATGCTGCAGGTGCGGCTGGACGATGCGCAGAAGACGATCCAGATCGAACGGGACGAGAAGAACGTCATTCACAAGAACTTTGAAAAGTTCCGCCAGGACATGCAGGAACTGAGGGAGAAGTGCGAGGAGCTGAGAGCCGCCAAGCAGGACGCCGTTCGGGAACTTTTGACGCTGCAGGAGCAGCACCGGGTGGAGATGAGAATCACGAACAACTCGCTTCAAGAGGAAGTGGCCGCCAGGGAAACGCTGGAAAGGAGACTGTGCGAGCTGAGGACGGAG CTCGAGCGCATGCAGGCGGAGAACGCGGCCGAGTGGGGCAAGCGCGAGCGCCTGGAAACGGAAAAGCTCAACCTGGAGCGCGAGAACAAGAAGCTGCGGGCGGAGTGCGCCGATCTGCAGGAGCGCATCGAGCGCAAGGGGCGACCACCGGTGAGCAACACCGACACCGAGTTCCGTGCGCTGCAGCAGGAGCTGCTGGATAAGAATAAG GAAATCACCGACATCCGCCACTCGCACAGCAAGATGAAGAAGATGCTGTCGGAGGCCAACACCGAGCTCGGTCATGCCGTGCGGCGCGCCGAACAGTACGAAACCGAGGTCAAGCGGTTGCGTTCGCGCGTCGAAGAGCTCAAGCGGGAGCTGGCCGGTGCCGAGGACGAGCTGGACTCGGCCTGCAACCACGTGCGCCGGCTGCAGCGCACCAACGAGGAGCTGTCCGGCCAAACCGAAGGCCTCCAGGTGCAGATCCAGCATCTCCAGACAAG TCCCAAGAACCTCCAAGACCTTGCCAACTACAAAGCCACCAACAAGTCCAACTTTACGTCCAACTCCAACTACAAGCCAAACATCAACGATCTGAAGCAGTTGTTTGACAACTCACGCCATTACGGCGAGCGCCAGAGTCAGTCCAAGTCCAAATCCGGCGCTGGGCCGGCTCTGGACTCCCAGCCGATGTTTCTGTCCGGGTCCTACTACGATGCCAAGCCGAGCTTCATCGACAACGAAGATCCGTACGACACCAAGGACAAGTCGCTGAACAACATGTTCGACTTTGAGCGCGCGAAGCAAAAGTTTGACAACATTTCCAGATCCACCGGAGGTGGAGGATCCCACCTCAATTCCAAACGGTCTTCCTCGGGCCAGAGCCAAAGCAAGCATGCTTCCTCCTCGTCGGCGTCAAACTCGGGCATTCCGAAGCGTCAGTCCAGCTTGACGGCGGGGGTCAGTGGAGTCGGGACGAACAATTCGGGGTATTATGATTGTAACAACTTCTCCGGAGATCGTCCCCGGGACGATAGCATTCCGATGTTGTCCAGCAAGGCGTTGGGCATgggaggtggtggtggtgcaaaCGGAGGTATCAACGATGCAATTCAGTTCTTCGATCATGACAATCAGCGCGGTGGCGGAGTTGGCAAGTTGAACATTACCAAGGTGAACAATATCAACTTGGATGGGTTGAAGGTGTCGGAGGACGATGAA ACTCCGTAG